The following coding sequences lie in one Brevibacterium marinum genomic window:
- the argB gene encoding acetylglutamate kinase, which produces MSSNPHDMSTKSTAARLAAAQVKAEALTEALPWIKTFAGATIVIKYGGNAMISQELQQSFADDIAFLRFAGIRPVVVHGGGPQITSMLARLGIESEFKAGQRVTTEEAAEVIRMVLSGQVNRDIVSRINRNGNAAIGLSGEDADLLLAHKTHAEADGELIDLGRVGEIAQVNTTVLTELLDAGRVPIICSIASEIDGEAGKPLNINADLAASAVAKALKADKLIMLTDVPGLYANWPDTSSLISRIGPKKLRELLPSLDAGMIPKMTAALEAIEHGVQQAHIIDGRMAHSLLLEVFTSEGIGTMVEDTVVEPAPLGDGHKGEGHETPQEDDNDE; this is translated from the coding sequence ATGAGCAGCAACCCCCACGACATGTCCACGAAGTCCACGGCCGCCCGGCTCGCCGCCGCCCAGGTCAAGGCCGAGGCCCTGACCGAGGCGTTGCCGTGGATCAAGACCTTCGCCGGTGCCACGATCGTCATCAAGTACGGCGGCAACGCGATGATCTCCCAGGAGCTGCAGCAGTCGTTCGCCGATGACATCGCGTTCCTCCGCTTCGCCGGCATCCGCCCCGTCGTCGTCCACGGCGGAGGACCGCAGATCACCTCGATGCTGGCCCGCTTGGGCATCGAGTCCGAGTTCAAGGCCGGGCAGCGCGTGACCACCGAGGAGGCCGCCGAGGTCATCCGCATGGTCCTGTCCGGCCAGGTCAACCGCGACATCGTCTCCCGCATCAACCGCAACGGCAACGCCGCCATCGGGCTCTCCGGTGAGGACGCGGACCTGCTGTTGGCGCACAAGACCCACGCCGAGGCCGACGGCGAACTCATCGACCTCGGCCGGGTGGGCGAGATCGCCCAGGTCAACACCACCGTGCTCACCGAACTCCTCGACGCCGGGCGGGTGCCCATCATCTGCTCGATCGCCTCGGAGATCGACGGAGAGGCCGGCAAACCACTCAACATCAACGCCGACCTCGCCGCCTCCGCGGTGGCGAAAGCGCTGAAGGCCGACAAACTCATCATGCTCACCGACGTGCCCGGCCTCTACGCGAACTGGCCCGACACGTCCTCGCTGATCTCGCGCATAGGACCTAAGAAGCTGCGCGAACTGCTGCCCAGCCTCGACGCGGGCATGATCCCGAAGATGACCGCGGCCCTCGAAGCGATCGAACACGGGGTGCAGCAGGCCCACATCATCGACGGCCGCATGGCGCATTCGCTCCTGCTCGAGGTCTTCACCTCGGAGGGCATCGGCACCATGGTCGAAGACACCGTCGTCGAACCCGCACCTCTGGGTGACGGACACAAGGGCGAGGGACACGAAACACCACAGGAGGACGACAACGATGAGTGA
- a CDS encoding acetylornithine transaminase: protein MSDTQASQTPAVQSDQPQSDQPQNAQPQNAQAQTWRDDFSRVLSPVFGSPQLDLVRGEGVHAWDASGKKYLDLLAGIAVNALGHCHPNWVKALSEQAATLGHISNFFTSPPQINLATKLHEVLDLPAGSAVFFSNSGTEANEAAFKMARRAAGGGRPIIIAVEGAFHGRTMGSLALTAKAAYREPFAPGVPGVVHVPYGDVDALAAAINDTTAAVFIEPIQGEVGVRSHPAGYLTAARELTRDAGALLVLDEVQSGVARTGSWFAHQDPEIGEGVVPDIITSAKGLGGGMPIGATITVGDANTKLLEAGQHGTTFGGNPIACAAGLAVLETIETENLLTHTRETGSWLAEQLTAVDGVKAVTGTGLLLGIELSEGHDAKAVAARALEAGFIINPVTPDRLRLAPPLIVTREDLVPFLDALPGLIAG, encoded by the coding sequence ATGAGTGACACACAGGCAAGCCAGACACCGGCCGTGCAGAGCGACCAGCCCCAGAGCGACCAGCCCCAGAACGCCCAGCCCCAGAACGCCCAGGCCCAGACCTGGCGCGATGACTTCTCCCGTGTCCTCTCGCCGGTCTTCGGCTCACCTCAGCTCGACCTCGTCCGCGGAGAGGGCGTGCACGCCTGGGACGCCTCGGGCAAGAAGTACCTCGACCTCCTCGCCGGCATCGCCGTCAACGCACTCGGCCACTGCCACCCCAACTGGGTCAAAGCCCTCTCCGAACAGGCGGCGACGCTCGGACACATCTCGAACTTCTTCACCTCACCGCCACAGATCAACCTCGCCACGAAACTCCACGAGGTCCTCGACCTGCCGGCCGGGTCCGCCGTGTTCTTCTCGAACTCCGGCACTGAGGCCAACGAGGCCGCCTTCAAAATGGCCCGCCGCGCCGCCGGTGGAGGCCGCCCGATCATCATCGCCGTCGAGGGCGCCTTCCACGGCAGGACCATGGGGTCCCTGGCGCTGACGGCGAAGGCCGCCTACCGCGAACCCTTCGCCCCCGGTGTGCCCGGAGTCGTCCACGTACCCTATGGGGACGTCGACGCTCTCGCCGCAGCCATCAACGACACCACCGCAGCCGTGTTCATCGAACCCATCCAGGGCGAAGTGGGCGTGCGCTCCCATCCGGCCGGCTACCTCACCGCCGCCCGCGAACTCACCCGCGACGCCGGGGCACTCCTCGTCCTCGACGAAGTTCAATCAGGTGTCGCCCGCACCGGCTCCTGGTTCGCCCACCAGGACCCGGAGATCGGCGAGGGAGTCGTCCCGGACATCATCACCTCGGCGAAGGGCCTGGGCGGAGGCATGCCGATCGGGGCGACCATCACCGTCGGCGATGCGAACACGAAACTCCTCGAAGCCGGACAGCACGGGACGACCTTCGGCGGCAACCCGATCGCCTGCGCGGCAGGACTGGCCGTGCTCGAGACCATCGAGACCGAGAACCTGCTCACCCACACTCGGGAGACCGGATCATGGTTGGCCGAACAGCTCACCGCTGTCGACGGCGTCAAGGCCGTCACCGGCACGGGCCTGCTGCTGGGCATCGAGCTCTCCGAAGGACACGACGCCAAGGCGGTCGCCGCCCGGGCACTCGAGGCCGGGTTCATCATCAACCCCGTCACGCCCGACCGTCTGCGCCTGGCCCCGCCGCTGATCGTCACGCGTGAGGACCTCGTCCCGTTCCTCGACGCACTGCCCGGGCTCATCGCCGGCTGA
- the argF gene encoding ornithine carbamoyltransferase codes for MTRHFLKDTDLSPAEQAQVLDLALDLKAAPYARTPLAGPQTAAVIFDKTSTRTRVSFAAGIAALGGQPLIINPGEAQLGHKESIADTAQVMSRMVSAIIWRTYAQSGLEEMAEHSTVPVINSLSDDFHPCQILADLLTIREHRGDVAGQTMTYYGDGANNMANSYLLGGVTAGMHVRIAAPADYQPASAIVAEANELAKTTGGSVTVTDDPVAAAHGADVLVTDTWVSMGQDSTGRDDEASPFVKYQVSQELMDLGNDPMFLHCLPAYRGKEVTAEVIDGPASAVFDEAENRLHAQKALMAFLLENR; via the coding sequence ATGACCCGCCATTTCCTCAAGGACACCGACCTCAGCCCGGCCGAACAGGCTCAGGTCCTCGACCTCGCACTCGACCTCAAGGCCGCCCCGTATGCGCGGACCCCGCTGGCCGGACCGCAGACCGCGGCCGTCATCTTCGACAAGACCTCGACGCGGACCCGTGTCTCCTTCGCCGCAGGCATCGCAGCATTGGGCGGACAGCCGCTCATCATCAACCCCGGTGAGGCGCAGCTGGGACACAAGGAATCCATCGCCGACACCGCCCAGGTGATGTCGCGCATGGTCTCGGCGATCATCTGGCGCACCTACGCCCAATCAGGTCTCGAAGAGATGGCCGAACACTCAACGGTGCCGGTCATCAACTCGCTCTCCGACGACTTCCACCCCTGCCAGATCCTGGCCGACCTGCTCACCATCCGCGAACACCGCGGCGACGTGGCCGGCCAGACCATGACCTACTACGGCGACGGCGCGAACAATATGGCGAACTCCTACCTCCTCGGCGGCGTCACTGCCGGCATGCACGTGCGCATCGCAGCACCGGCCGACTACCAGCCGGCTTCCGCGATCGTCGCCGAGGCCAACGAACTCGCGAAGACCACCGGCGGATCCGTCACTGTCACCGACGACCCGGTGGCCGCCGCGCACGGCGCCGACGTCCTCGTCACCGACACCTGGGTGTCCATGGGACAGGACTCGACCGGCCGCGACGACGAGGCATCACCCTTCGTGAAATACCAGGTCAGCCAGGAGCTCATGGACTTGGGCAACGATCCGATGTTCCTCCACTGCCTGCCCGCCTACCGCGGCAAAGAGGTCACGGCCGAGGTCATCGACGGCCCCGCCTCGGCGGTCTTCGACGAAGCAGAGAACCGTCTCCACGCGCAGAAGGCGCTCATGGCCTTCCTCCTGGAGAACCGATGA
- a CDS encoding arginine repressor, producing the protein MSENTNSAPLTKTARQQKIIDLITRRSVHSQIELADALATMGITVTQATLSRDLAEVGAVKIRSTSGSVYAVPGEGGDRSLQQSTGDSLDAKLPRLLEELLVSAAAQKDMVVLRTPPGAAQYLASAIDRSSMTGIFGTIAGDDTVLVLADSTVGGAALAGTFLEYAAGGLTEG; encoded by the coding sequence ATGAGCGAGAACACGAACTCGGCCCCGCTGACGAAGACGGCCCGGCAGCAGAAGATCATCGATCTCATCACCCGCCGGTCCGTGCATTCGCAGATCGAGTTGGCCGATGCGCTGGCGACGATGGGCATCACCGTCACCCAGGCGACCCTGTCGCGCGACCTCGCCGAGGTGGGTGCCGTGAAGATCCGGTCCACCTCCGGATCCGTGTACGCCGTCCCCGGTGAGGGAGGCGACCGCAGCCTGCAGCAGTCCACCGGCGACAGCCTCGATGCAAAACTGCCCCGACTGCTCGAAGAGCTCCTCGTCTCCGCGGCCGCGCAGAAGGACATGGTGGTCCTGCGCACCCCACCCGGCGCCGCCCAATACCTGGCCTCGGCCATCGACCGCTCCTCGATGACCGGGATCTTCGGCACCATCGCCGGCGACGACACGGTCCTCGTCCTCGCCGACTCCACCGTCGGTGGCGCGGCCCTGGCGGGGACGTTTCTCGAATACGCGGCCGGCGGGCTGACCGAGGGGTGA
- the argH gene encoding argininosuccinate lyase: MSERLSLWGGRFSDGPADALAALSKSTDFDWRLAHYDIAGSKAHAKVLHRSQLLSDDELAGMTDALTELARRVETGEYVAAESDEDVHSSLERGLIEIAGPELGGKLRAGRSRNDQIATMGRMYLRDHAREVAGLVLDTVDVLIAQADAHREAPMPGRTHLQHAQPVLLAHHLLAHAWPLLRDVGRFVDFDSRAGVSAYGSGALAGSSLGLDPQAVAADLGFNDSVENSIDGTASRDVFAEYQFITTMIGINLSRLSEEVIAWATKEFSFVTLHDSYSTGSSIMPQKKNPDIAELTRGKSGRLIGDLTGLLSTLKALPLAYNRDLQEDKEPIFDATDTLELLLPAFTGMIATLEFNTDRMAYLAPRGFALATDIAEWLVRSGVPFRVAHEVAGECVQLAESRDVELWDLSDEDFASISEHLTPDVREVLTTLGSIDSRNAKGGTARSAVGQQIDNARAEVARLREFADSARSV; the protein is encoded by the coding sequence GTGAGCGAACGACTGAGCCTGTGGGGCGGACGATTCTCGGACGGCCCGGCCGATGCCCTGGCCGCGTTGAGCAAGTCCACCGACTTCGACTGGCGACTGGCCCACTACGACATCGCCGGTTCGAAGGCACACGCAAAGGTCCTCCACCGATCGCAGCTGCTCAGCGACGATGAGCTGGCCGGCATGACCGATGCCCTGACCGAACTCGCCCGCCGCGTCGAAACGGGCGAATACGTCGCAGCCGAATCCGACGAGGACGTCCACTCCTCACTCGAACGCGGCCTCATCGAGATCGCCGGTCCCGAGCTCGGCGGCAAACTGCGCGCCGGCCGGTCCCGCAATGACCAGATCGCGACCATGGGGCGGATGTACCTGCGCGACCATGCCCGCGAGGTCGCCGGACTCGTCCTCGACACCGTCGACGTCCTCATCGCCCAGGCCGACGCCCACCGTGAGGCGCCGATGCCCGGTCGGACCCACCTCCAGCACGCCCAGCCCGTGCTGCTGGCCCACCACCTGCTCGCCCACGCCTGGCCGCTGCTGCGCGACGTGGGTAGGTTCGTCGACTTCGACTCACGGGCAGGGGTGTCTGCCTACGGCTCCGGCGCACTGGCAGGATCATCGCTGGGCCTCGACCCACAGGCCGTGGCCGCGGACCTGGGCTTCAACGACTCGGTCGAGAACTCCATCGACGGGACCGCCAGCCGGGATGTCTTCGCCGAATACCAGTTCATCACCACGATGATCGGCATCAACCTCTCACGCCTGTCCGAAGAGGTCATCGCCTGGGCGACCAAGGAATTCTCCTTCGTCACCCTGCACGACTCCTATTCGACCGGCTCGTCGATCATGCCGCAGAAGAAGAACCCCGACATCGCCGAACTCACCCGCGGCAAGTCCGGCCGCCTCATCGGGGACCTCACCGGTCTGCTCTCGACGCTCAAGGCACTGCCCCTGGCCTACAACCGCGACCTGCAGGAAGACAAGGAACCGATCTTCGACGCCACCGACACCCTCGAGCTGCTGCTCCCGGCGTTCACCGGCATGATCGCGACCCTTGAATTCAACACCGATCGCATGGCCTACCTCGCCCCGCGCGGATTCGCCCTGGCCACGGACATCGCCGAATGGCTGGTGCGATCCGGTGTGCCGTTCCGGGTGGCCCATGAGGTTGCCGGTGAGTGCGTGCAGCTCGCCGAATCCCGTGATGTCGAGCTCTGGGATCTGTCCGATGAGGATTTCGCCTCGATCTCCGAGCACCTCACCCCGGACGTGCGCGAAGTGCTCACCACGCTCGGTTCCATCGACTCCCGCAACGCCAAGGGCGGCACCGCCCGGTCCGCTGTGGGTCAGCAGATCGACAACGCCCGCGCCGAGGTGGCCCGCCTGCGCGAGTTCGCCGATTCGGCTCGGAGCGTGTGA
- a CDS encoding DEAD/DEAH box helicase: MPSTHPRSPLSQLAVTPRSQRIETREPSDKSGNSSMSQSGALTHSIASSEIRRNSSRFVANATFSLSEHDVDFHLYRLPTSEERCRGAESSLRMPKRTRPDVNNVQNGGMRSRRATDEQLRILKFWWLLELFSPQKVPAAKSLTLDSPHEQVVSWRPGNDLPWNSLQPPPKFGSTKMVWAHTVYLGVYSLADIYESLHKVFHDDADVYDERQPGKSACAGLLIDDRGQLINESQILSSALWATGRATNRGPSDPNWAEGFDTARTSFAKTVENREEQRIEEFTRTLDHHHPTAENETPPPPPIGGDFIQELLKVAHRCSGINGLNDLATDEIVIESRAVSAKRAEETAETDFLNSFFLEDLSRVRKQTAQGELGAALNSYLTQDEALPLSHRIDVRDSPSTVDAAASVRHLPKGRWPSDPSHHLALSQQFAVNQALGSFSTTQGIMGVNGPPGTGKTTMLRDVLAGNIVERARRLAALPKAADAFTDTVHTWNVGEKYESKVPQLRPELTGFEMIVASANNSAVENISFEVPATEAIAKQWHDTADYFSDIATFLLQRDSKKKASETETSAWGTIAARLGNKSNRKGFRSDFWFGERDPKTWKLVEGGCLGLDETLRQRHEDRTQWPSWADAKNSFFQAERRVDDLIAQAEAAQERLEALESTHFNVQRLEQRLEHNQVQLDQVQQSLSQSLRSEREAAGRRDHAFSGYSQHIEAKPGVFEIIFSWGRALRPWRETLDEFSRTLLAAEEQLSEISRQREQLQITFHDKAENLTRTESELNRARAECQRLTAHCGDDEASYGNSYPGDGWTGETRELQAPWLNEKLDEARSELFFEALKLHENFMVSAGKKLRNGLRAAVSVVGAEHPAKLEPEKILAAWQLFFLAVPLVSTTFASAGRMFDALGKDSLGWLFIDEAGQAAPQYAVGTVWRAQRVVAVGDPLQLQPVVTIPNKVQGDIATTLGVSDSWRPPAASVQTLADRISIHGTTLVQEGEDVWVSAPLRAHRRCDDPMFSISNQIAYEEIMVNGVHRNINDPEELDLFDRPDGYRIYPSFWAHEAAPVSGNHLQPNQVDRLRNALDHLQKMGVDCSEVIAISPFRAVADKLSTLKYHYPGLTAGTIHTAQGREASVVFFVLGGDPSKPGARSWAAKSVNLVNVAVSRAQRRLYVIGDEAAWAKNNYFKQLSHSLGQHKDHARKSSAAQITERTERR; this comes from the coding sequence ATGCCTTCAACTCATCCGCGCTCACCGCTGTCCCAACTCGCGGTCACTCCCCGATCCCAGCGCATCGAGACCCGCGAGCCATCCGATAAATCCGGGAACTCGTCAATGAGTCAATCGGGCGCGCTCACACACAGCATTGCTTCTTCGGAGATACGCCGCAACTCATCAAGGTTTGTTGCTAACGCTACGTTCTCACTATCAGAACACGATGTCGACTTTCATCTATATCGATTACCGACAAGTGAGGAGAGGTGTCGCGGTGCCGAAAGCTCTCTCCGGATGCCGAAACGGACAAGACCGGATGTCAATAATGTGCAGAATGGAGGCATGAGGAGTCGACGGGCAACGGACGAACAGCTGCGAATACTCAAGTTCTGGTGGCTGCTGGAACTTTTCAGTCCACAGAAGGTGCCGGCTGCGAAATCGTTGACGCTCGACTCGCCACACGAACAAGTCGTGTCCTGGCGTCCAGGCAATGACTTGCCCTGGAACAGCCTCCAGCCGCCACCGAAATTCGGCAGTACGAAGATGGTCTGGGCGCATACGGTCTACCTCGGAGTATATTCACTGGCCGACATTTACGAGTCCTTGCACAAGGTCTTTCACGATGATGCTGATGTCTACGACGAACGACAGCCGGGAAAAAGCGCGTGCGCGGGCCTCCTCATCGACGACCGCGGGCAGCTCATCAATGAGTCTCAGATATTGTCATCGGCGCTCTGGGCTACCGGACGTGCCACCAACCGAGGTCCGTCCGACCCGAACTGGGCAGAGGGATTCGACACCGCGCGCACTTCTTTTGCCAAGACTGTTGAGAACCGAGAAGAACAGCGAATCGAAGAATTCACGAGGACCCTAGATCACCATCACCCGACTGCGGAGAATGAAACTCCTCCCCCGCCGCCCATCGGCGGAGACTTCATCCAGGAGCTCCTCAAGGTGGCTCATCGATGTTCGGGAATCAACGGACTCAATGATCTGGCAACCGACGAGATCGTCATCGAAAGCAGAGCAGTCTCGGCGAAGAGAGCCGAGGAAACCGCCGAGACAGACTTCCTCAACAGCTTCTTCCTCGAGGACCTCAGTCGCGTTCGCAAGCAGACTGCCCAAGGCGAACTGGGCGCGGCATTGAATAGCTATCTCACCCAAGATGAAGCACTTCCATTGAGCCACCGCATCGACGTCAGGGATTCTCCGTCCACGGTTGACGCTGCGGCTTCGGTGAGACATCTGCCGAAGGGCCGTTGGCCATCCGATCCGTCGCACCACCTCGCACTCAGTCAGCAGTTCGCTGTGAATCAGGCTCTGGGAAGCTTCTCGACCACGCAGGGGATCATGGGAGTCAACGGACCTCCGGGAACCGGGAAGACAACCATGCTCCGCGATGTGCTGGCTGGAAACATCGTAGAACGCGCACGCCGACTCGCGGCCCTGCCAAAAGCCGCGGACGCGTTCACCGACACGGTCCATACCTGGAACGTCGGTGAGAAATATGAGTCCAAAGTTCCCCAGTTGAGGCCCGAACTCACCGGGTTCGAAATGATTGTTGCCTCAGCGAACAACTCTGCCGTGGAAAACATCTCGTTCGAGGTACCGGCGACAGAGGCCATCGCGAAACAATGGCACGACACAGCCGACTATTTTTCCGACATCGCTACTTTTCTCCTGCAGCGCGATTCAAAGAAGAAGGCTTCAGAGACCGAGACCTCTGCCTGGGGCACAATTGCGGCCCGTCTGGGGAACAAGAGCAACCGCAAGGGCTTCCGCAGTGACTTCTGGTTCGGCGAACGCGACCCCAAAACATGGAAGCTCGTCGAAGGCGGCTGTCTCGGCCTCGATGAGACTCTGCGTCAGCGCCACGAAGACAGGACACAATGGCCGTCCTGGGCCGACGCGAAGAACTCGTTCTTCCAGGCCGAAAGACGGGTCGATGACCTCATCGCGCAAGCAGAGGCTGCACAAGAACGTTTGGAAGCCTTGGAATCGACCCACTTCAATGTTCAGCGTCTCGAACAGCGGTTGGAGCACAATCAGGTCCAATTGGACCAGGTTCAGCAGTCGCTGAGTCAAAGCCTGCGAAGCGAACGTGAGGCCGCGGGACGGCGCGACCATGCATTCTCTGGATACAGCCAGCACATAGAAGCGAAACCGGGGGTTTTCGAGATCATCTTCTCTTGGGGACGGGCACTGCGTCCCTGGAGAGAGACTCTGGATGAGTTCTCTCGCACGCTTCTTGCCGCCGAAGAACAGCTGTCAGAGATCAGTCGGCAACGTGAACAGCTTCAGATCACGTTTCATGACAAGGCAGAGAATCTGACTCGCACGGAGTCCGAGCTCAACCGTGCCAGGGCCGAGTGTCAGCGACTCACTGCTCACTGTGGTGATGACGAGGCAAGCTATGGCAATTCGTATCCGGGCGACGGCTGGACTGGCGAGACGCGAGAACTGCAGGCTCCGTGGCTCAACGAAAAGCTGGATGAGGCACGGTCCGAACTCTTCTTCGAGGCACTGAAGCTCCATGAGAACTTCATGGTCTCTGCCGGCAAGAAGTTGCGCAACGGACTTCGTGCCGCCGTGTCAGTCGTCGGTGCCGAGCATCCTGCCAAGCTCGAGCCCGAGAAGATACTTGCGGCGTGGCAGCTGTTCTTCCTCGCGGTCCCCCTCGTGTCGACGACCTTTGCTTCTGCCGGTCGCATGTTCGATGCTCTCGGCAAAGACTCCCTTGGTTGGCTGTTCATCGACGAGGCCGGACAAGCAGCCCCACAGTACGCAGTCGGTACAGTCTGGAGAGCACAACGAGTCGTTGCTGTCGGCGATCCGCTGCAACTGCAGCCAGTCGTGACCATCCCCAATAAGGTCCAGGGGGACATCGCGACAACGCTCGGGGTCTCAGACTCATGGCGCCCGCCGGCAGCTTCCGTCCAGACGCTCGCAGATCGCATTTCCATCCATGGGACAACACTCGTTCAAGAGGGCGAAGACGTTTGGGTGAGTGCGCCCCTTCGTGCGCACCGTCGGTGCGATGACCCGATGTTCAGCATCAGCAATCAGATTGCGTACGAAGAGATCATGGTCAATGGAGTCCACCGCAACATCAATGATCCGGAAGAACTCGACCTTTTCGACCGTCCTGATGGTTATCGCATCTATCCCAGCTTCTGGGCCCATGAAGCCGCGCCGGTGTCCGGGAATCACCTTCAGCCCAATCAGGTCGATCGGTTGCGAAACGCCCTCGATCATCTGCAGAAGATGGGGGTCGACTGTTCCGAAGTCATTGCCATCTCACCGTTCAGAGCAGTCGCCGATAAACTCAGCACTCTCAAGTATCACTATCCCGGTCTCACGGCAGGAACCATCCATACCGCGCAAGGTCGAGAGGCATCAGTGGTGTTCTTCGTCCTTGGAGGAGACCCCAGCAAACCGGGTGCACGGTCCTGGGCCGCGAAGTCGGTCAACCTCGTCAACGTGGCGGTCAGCCGAGCCCAACGACGACTTTATGTCATCGGTGACGAAGCAGCGTGGGCGAAGAACAACTATTTCAAGCAGTTGTCCCACAGCCTCGGCCAGCACAAGGACCACGCCCGGAAATCATCCGCCGCCCAGATCACTGAAAGAACCGAGCGGCGCTGA
- the tyrS gene encoding tyrosine--tRNA ligase: MTDIFSDLTARGLIAVSTDEAALRKALNEESLTYYVGFDPTAPSLHMGNLVQLITAARLQQAGHNPLALVGGATGLIGDPRMSGERTLNPREVVEEWLAKIRTQVEKFLDFDGPHAAQVVNNYDWTSELSAIDFLRDVGKHFPVNRMLAKESVSARLSNESGLSFTEFSYQVLQGNDYLELYRRYGCTLQTGGSDQWGNLTSGVDLIRRVESQSVHALATPLITKADGTKFGKTESGTVWLDADLTSPYAFCQFWLNADDRDAVKYLKVFSLRSLEEIAAIEAEFTAAPHTRMAQKTLAEDVTTLVHGKENYDQAIAAAAALFGGGELVSLDSGTLGAATAELPRGDVSTTQLSEGLPVADAFVAAGIVKSKGEARRAIKDGGAYVNNVKVSGEDPTLTPAEVLPTESGGVILLRRGKKTLGAVDIVS; the protein is encoded by the coding sequence GTGACCGACATATTCAGCGATCTCACGGCCCGCGGGCTCATCGCGGTATCGACCGATGAAGCCGCGCTGCGAAAGGCTCTGAACGAAGAATCGCTGACCTATTATGTCGGTTTCGATCCGACGGCGCCGAGCCTGCACATGGGCAACCTGGTCCAGCTCATCACGGCCGCTCGCCTGCAGCAGGCCGGACACAACCCCTTGGCCCTCGTCGGGGGTGCCACCGGACTCATCGGTGACCCGCGGATGTCGGGGGAGCGGACGCTCAACCCGCGCGAGGTCGTCGAAGAGTGGCTGGCGAAGATCCGCACTCAGGTCGAGAAGTTCCTCGACTTCGACGGCCCGCATGCGGCCCAGGTCGTCAACAACTACGACTGGACCTCCGAGCTCTCGGCCATCGACTTCCTCCGCGACGTCGGCAAGCACTTCCCGGTCAACCGGATGCTGGCCAAGGAGTCGGTCTCGGCACGGCTGAGCAACGAGAGCGGTCTTTCTTTCACCGAGTTCTCCTACCAGGTGCTGCAGGGCAACGACTACCTCGAGCTCTACCGCCGATACGGCTGCACCCTGCAGACCGGCGGTTCGGACCAGTGGGGCAACCTCACCTCCGGCGTCGACCTCATTCGGCGCGTCGAATCACAGAGCGTCCACGCGCTGGCGACTCCGCTGATCACGAAGGCCGACGGCACAAAGTTCGGCAAGACCGAATCCGGCACCGTTTGGTTGGACGCCGACCTGACCAGTCCGTACGCGTTCTGCCAGTTCTGGCTCAATGCCGACGACCGTGACGCCGTGAAGTACCTCAAGGTGTTCTCACTCCGTTCTCTCGAGGAGATCGCTGCGATCGAGGCGGAGTTCACTGCGGCTCCGCACACGCGAATGGCTCAGAAGACTCTCGCCGAGGACGTCACGACGCTCGTCCACGGCAAGGAGAACTACGACCAGGCGATCGCCGCCGCAGCAGCGCTCTTCGGCGGGGGAGAACTCGTCAGCCTCGACTCCGGAACCCTCGGAGCAGCCACTGCCGAACTGCCCCGTGGCGATGTCAGCACCACCCAGCTGTCCGAGGGACTCCCCGTGGCCGATGCGTTCGTCGCCGCCGGCATCGTGAAATCCAAGGGTGAAGCTCGGCGTGCCATCAAGGACGGTGGCGCCTATGTCAACAACGTGAAAGTCTCCGGTGAAGACCCAACCCTCACCCCCGCCGAGGTGCTTCCCACCGAGAGTGGGGGAGTGATCCTCCTGCGCCGGGGAAAGAAAACACTGGGAGCAGTTGACATCGTCAGCTGA
- a CDS encoding YccF domain-containing protein, producing the protein MRTLLNIIWFIFSGLWLALGYYLAGIICCILIVTIPWGIASFRIGNYALWPFGREVIETRPAGIATTLGNIIWVIVAGIWLAIGHVVTSIPLFVSIIGIPLGWANIKLIPVSLMPLGKDIVNSDSLMPGYRGA; encoded by the coding sequence ATGAGAACACTGCTCAACATCATCTGGTTCATCTTCAGCGGACTGTGGCTGGCGCTCGGCTATTACCTCGCCGGCATCATCTGCTGCATCCTCATCGTCACCATCCCGTGGGGAATCGCCTCATTCCGCATCGGCAACTACGCCCTCTGGCCCTTCGGACGCGAGGTCATCGAGACGAGGCCGGCAGGAATCGCGACCACGCTGGGCAACATCATCTGGGTCATCGTGGCGGGAATCTGGTTGGCGATCGGACATGTGGTCACCTCGATCCCGCTGTTCGTGTCGATCATCGGCATCCCACTGGGGTGGGCGAACATCAAACTCATCCCCGTCTCCCTCATGCCTCTGGGCAAGGACATCGTCAACAGCGACTCCCTGATGCCCGGCTACCGCGGAGCCTGA